Proteins from a genomic interval of Asticcacaulis sp. AND118:
- the dapE gene encoding succinyl-diaminopimelate desuccinylase has translation MTNIPENALDPVELTKALINHPSVTPVDAGAMDRVQQTLESLGFTCERLRFGEIENLYARRGTASPNLCFAGHTDVVPEGALEGWRSDPFAATIENGVLTGRGAVDMKGGIAAWIAAVSRFETVPGSLSFLITGDEEGEALDGTKKVVEHLRQTGEVIDHCIVGEPTSSAVLGDMIKVGRRGSINATITVTGKQGHVAYPQRALNPVPVLVAIMAELDGRVLDEGYERFLPSNLEITTFDVANKTTNLIPQTASGRINIRFNPTHSGASLQAWIEEVCARHAERTGAKIEVKAAISGEAFLTESGPFVDVIQDAIRDVLKVEADPSTTGGTSDARFIRALCPVVEFGLVGQTMHQVNESTPVQDLYDLTEAYAALIARYFKVFA, from the coding sequence ATGACGAATATACCCGAAAACGCGCTCGATCCGGTCGAACTGACCAAGGCCCTGATCAACCATCCGTCCGTGACTCCGGTGGACGCCGGCGCCATGGACCGCGTGCAACAGACGCTGGAATCGCTCGGTTTTACCTGTGAGCGGCTGAGGTTCGGGGAGATCGAAAACCTCTATGCCCGACGCGGGACGGCCTCGCCCAACCTGTGCTTTGCCGGTCATACGGACGTGGTGCCCGAAGGCGCACTCGAAGGCTGGCGCTCGGACCCGTTTGCGGCGACGATCGAAAACGGCGTCTTGACCGGGCGCGGGGCGGTGGACATGAAGGGCGGCATCGCCGCGTGGATCGCCGCCGTCTCCCGGTTCGAGACCGTGCCCGGCTCGCTGTCCTTCCTGATCACCGGCGACGAAGAAGGCGAAGCGCTGGACGGCACCAAGAAGGTCGTTGAACACCTGAGGCAAACGGGTGAGGTCATCGACCACTGCATCGTCGGCGAGCCCACCTCTTCGGCGGTTCTGGGCGATATGATCAAGGTTGGCCGCCGCGGCTCGATCAACGCCACGATCACCGTGACCGGCAAGCAGGGCCACGTCGCCTATCCGCAGCGCGCGCTCAACCCCGTGCCGGTGCTGGTCGCGATCATGGCCGAACTGGACGGGCGCGTGCTGGATGAGGGCTATGAGCGCTTCCTGCCGTCGAACCTTGAAATCACGACCTTCGACGTGGCCAACAAGACGACCAATCTGATCCCGCAGACGGCGTCCGGACGCATCAATATCCGCTTCAATCCCACCCATTCCGGCGCGTCTTTGCAAGCGTGGATCGAGGAGGTCTGCGCCCGTCACGCCGAGCGCACCGGCGCGAAGATCGAGGTCAAGGCGGCCATTTCGGGCGAGGCCTTCCTGACCGAATCCGGGCCCTTCGTGGACGTCATTCAGGACGCCATCCGCGATGTGCTGAAGGTCGAGGCCGATCCGTCGACCACCGGTGGCACATCGGACGCGCGCTTCATCCGCGCCCTGTGCCCGGTGGTGGAGTTCGGTCTGGTCGGTCAGACCATGCACCAGGTCAACGAGTCGACCCCGGTGCAGGACCTTTATGACCTGACAGAGGCCTACGCGGCGCTGATTGCACGCTATTTCAAGGTGTTTGCGTAA
- a CDS encoding MFS transporter: MTSPVSPEIVSEPPSEPESQNPFRIPAYRNFWIARLCSVLGFSSQSAVIAWQIYETARKDSGIGEAALYIGIMGLTQFIAMFAFTLPAGIVADRYDRKKIMGYTIAFQAVIALGYMGLSALEHPPIAGLIVLSFFLGATRAFIAPASSAIGPMLVPKALLPRAIASNALAFQIGGISGAAVSGLLLSVSAMFAYGFSAALFFIGGVLIATLKADTRPVNAPTGSKMEMVREGLIYIWTNKIVFGALSLDLAAVLLGGATALLPIFARDVLHAGEIGYGALRAAPAVGAMMTAIWLARRPLKYQAGKWMYGGVAVFGLMTIIFGLSTNIFVSVAALAVLGAADMVSVFVRGTLVQIVTPDPMRGRVAAVSYLFIGASNELGEFESGVATRLLGPIGAALFGGVGAILVTGAWIKLFPALYRVDKLE; this comes from the coding sequence GTGACCTCTCCCGTTTCGCCTGAAATCGTTTCCGAGCCGCCATCGGAGCCGGAATCGCAAAACCCCTTTCGCATACCGGCTTACCGCAATTTCTGGATCGCCCGCCTGTGTTCGGTGTTGGGTTTCTCGTCGCAGAGCGCGGTCATCGCCTGGCAGATATATGAGACGGCACGCAAGGATTCGGGGATCGGCGAGGCGGCGCTGTACATCGGCATTATGGGGCTGACGCAGTTTATCGCCATGTTCGCCTTCACCCTGCCGGCAGGGATCGTGGCCGACCGCTACGATCGCAAGAAGATCATGGGCTATACCATCGCGTTTCAGGCGGTGATCGCCCTGGGTTATATGGGGTTGTCGGCCCTTGAGCATCCGCCGATTGCCGGCCTGATCGTGCTGTCCTTCTTTCTGGGGGCGACGCGGGCCTTTATCGCCCCGGCCTCTTCGGCCATTGGCCCTATGCTGGTGCCCAAGGCCCTCCTGCCGCGCGCCATCGCCTCGAATGCGCTGGCCTTTCAGATCGGCGGGATTTCCGGCGCGGCGGTCAGCGGTCTGCTGCTCAGCGTTTCGGCCATGTTCGCCTATGGTTTTTCGGCGGCTCTGTTCTTTATCGGCGGCGTGCTGATCGCCACGCTGAAAGCCGACACCCGGCCCGTCAATGCGCCGACCGGCTCCAAGATGGAGATGGTGCGCGAAGGCCTGATCTATATCTGGACCAACAAGATCGTCTTTGGCGCCCTGTCGCTCGATTTGGCAGCGGTCCTGCTGGGCGGCGCAACGGCCCTGCTGCCCATCTTCGCACGCGATGTGCTGCATGCCGGTGAGATCGGCTACGGCGCGCTCAGGGCCGCTCCGGCCGTAGGGGCCATGATGACGGCCATTTGGCTGGCGCGACGGCCATTGAAATATCAGGCGGGCAAATGGATGTATGGCGGCGTGGCCGTGTTCGGTCTGATGACCATCATTTTCGGCCTGTCGACCAATATTTTTGTCTCGGTGGCGGCTCTGGCGGTGCTGGGAGCGGCGGACATGGTCAGCGTCTTTGTGCGCGGCACGCTGGTGCAGATCGTCACGCCTGACCCCATGCGCGGGCGTGTGGCGGCGGTGTCCTACCTGTTTATCGGGGCGTCGAACGAACTGGGCGAATTTGAAAGCGGCGTGGCGACGCGTCTGCTCGGTCCCATCGGCGCGGCCCTGTTCGGCGGGGTGGGGGCGATACTGGTGACCGGCGCGTGGATCAAGCTGTTTCCGGCGCTGTATCGGGTGGATAAGCTGGAATAG
- a CDS encoding peptidoglycan DD-metalloendopeptidase family protein: protein MAQLDPRRQPVRLTPMVLVSATALTVGMLVWRVFQPLPSELPTLDPSATLALETRALAEAAARPGFTQPVNVQIMVRAGETLTQALTRSGVSSTEASAAVTLLSQAFDVVNVGKGLSLQAAIARPESGNSPAQLLGLTVRTGPAKQLTLTTSHDGSMRLRALEESVRDERRVAIGTIDGSLITSATALGATPNVTGQVLKLFAHKIDFERDIQPGDTFKLVFDRKVTESGRVVESGNLLYAEISAKGHITRFYSYKRKGDKDSQFFDDAGKNIKGFLLATPVAAARTSSGYGMRRHPIQGFMKMHTGVDFAAGTGTPIYAAGDGTVADAKWWGGYGRWVRVTHTGDWATGYAHMSQIKVRPGQRVKQGDLIGYVGSTGNSTGPHLHFEVWYKNRPINPKDAKVPQGTILAGQDLVAFKARKHELDTMIAMADLKRTQDNLPSQALAMKASPYKYEDNGAANKLVAKTERKNIPLRPALSTTRGSQ from the coding sequence ATGGCTCAACTCGACCCTCGCCGCCAACCTGTTCGCCTGACCCCGATGGTTCTGGTCTCCGCGACCGCCCTGACGGTTGGCATGCTGGTCTGGCGCGTTTTCCAGCCTCTGCCGAGCGAACTGCCGACTCTTGACCCCAGCGCGACGCTGGCGCTCGAAACCCGCGCCTTGGCCGAAGCCGCCGCGCGTCCGGGCTTCACCCAGCCGGTAAACGTTCAGATCATGGTGCGCGCGGGCGAAACCCTGACCCAGGCCCTGACCCGTTCGGGCGTGTCCTCGACCGAGGCCAGCGCCGCCGTCACCCTGCTGTCGCAGGCCTTCGACGTGGTCAATGTCGGTAAGGGCCTCAGCCTTCAGGCCGCCATCGCCCGTCCGGAAAGCGGCAATTCGCCCGCACAGCTTCTGGGCCTGACCGTGCGTACCGGCCCCGCCAAGCAACTGACCCTGACCACCAGCCACGACGGTTCCATGCGCCTGCGCGCGCTCGAAGAATCCGTGCGCGACGAACGCCGCGTGGCCATCGGCACCATCGACGGCTCGCTGATCACCTCGGCCACCGCGCTGGGCGCGACCCCGAATGTGACCGGTCAGGTGCTCAAGCTGTTCGCGCACAAGATCGACTTCGAACGCGACATCCAGCCCGGCGACACCTTCAAACTGGTCTTCGACCGCAAGGTGACCGAGAGCGGTCGCGTCGTCGAATCCGGTAATTTGCTCTATGCCGAGATCAGCGCCAAGGGCCATATCACGCGCTTCTATTCCTATAAGCGCAAGGGCGACAAGGACTCGCAGTTCTTCGACGACGCCGGCAAGAATATCAAGGGCTTCCTGCTCGCCACGCCGGTCGCGGCGGCCCGCACCTCTTCGGGCTACGGCATGCGCCGCCATCCGATCCAGGGCTTCATGAAGATGCACACCGGCGTCGATTTCGCCGCCGGCACCGGCACTCCCATCTACGCCGCCGGCGACGGCACGGTCGCCGATGCCAAGTGGTGGGGCGGCTACGGGCGTTGGGTGCGCGTGACGCACACCGGCGACTGGGCCACCGGTTATGCCCACATGTCGCAGATCAAGGTCCGTCCGGGTCAGCGCGTCAAGCAAGGCGACCTGATCGGCTATGTCGGCTCGACCGGCAATTCGACCGGCCCGCACCTGCACTTCGAAGTGTGGTACAAGAACCGCCCGATCAACCCGAAGGACGCCAAGGTGCCGCAAGGCACCATTCTGGCCGGTCAGGACCTCGTGGCGTTCAAAGCACGCAAGCACGAACTGGACACCATGATCGCCATGGCCGACCTCAAGCGCACGCAGGACAACCTTCCGTCGCAGGCCCTGGCCATGAAGGCCAGCCCGTACAAGTACGAGGACAATGGCGCGGCCAACAAGCTGGTCGCCAAGACCGAGCGCAAGAACATTCCGCTGCGCCCGGCCCTGTCCACCACGCGCGGCAGCCAGTAA
- a CDS encoding YdbH domain-containing protein encodes MRTHILTDAPEDGGELLFPVRLPPQSSFTRAVEGTTARTKGGGGDNGGTSTPGGSSGGGPGKRKRYLKVGGWLMLALWGTAAVGVIAYAARKDIAREVAQGWLRSQDIPSELRIDALGFNHVSGRVMLGEAGRPDLKIERFDIDYELNLLRFGQPLTRIKRIHLVKPELTFSYDKKGLGFGRLDRILKSEGGGGGGPLPEDILVEDARIKVRTDYGAIAATGGVSLKGGRLRALDAKLVPGELNGPLLQGQLSDGHIRIQAEPDADAGEALRIDANLSASDLVFKAAEPQNSELGDPATRLSGAHADLDLRLPYRKLSDEASRKSPLSAFDGVLSGILALRADTVEGAMAVEGLDGTIGLNGRVDFENTRVAFSGKSQVMATLDGFTRGNMQGRAVRLTAQDLTLRSDLALDAASALTLDGPLSLRAGAFTQAALALEATEVNLDGFSLAHGSEGTDLSFEGRATAGRVVQGDLTLAGVNARLDGTGRLGDGGYEIALTTDVAGRQGSYRGMGALAADRTRALAEGRVAFDAANARLPAGTPPVPAPPEGPDLMVALTRAADRFSLKADDVRITLSGQGPTHRFAVRPGKPVLIRPLDGGEIRLTTEGRSPLIASDARSTFSVVTTGDNLPPITARIYDFGFGAQGALDGRLSLEANFNFAPVYGAAAKAHGRFVYSAAGVLQVRLDDCVPFTTDRADIGGRMSEVSARLCPTSVPILTLDRGQWRSEGRFDGLQAAAPDYQVTVAGGEGTFTTNSFAEGLGFNIALKTLTATDALEAPRFHPVTVNGAIAQGRQTLDGKLLVNSADAAVQARAAGPLAEVVLRSDVATGTGRADITAINLTFAPQALQPLDLTPMVAGLIQRDTVGKVDFNGYFGWSRDGSTSGGVLTLNEMGFTGPAGLVEGLNGRIDFTSLAPLHSAPGQTLTARTVTSVVPLKDVKAVMQFAGDYLKLESARVTSEGGDFALAPMDVPFDVTKGFKGELSFDKVDFGKVVASSPFARDAQFTGFVSGKLPFEFAGGKLAVRKGYLLGEGPGRVSIRRNAVTDMSADGAGVSNEEKAVAAPEAPPPNVVEGLAYQAMENLAYQELSAAVNTDDKGLLNFNFRIVGRYDPPERKEARIGLIDYLRGTWTQKPIDLPSDTQVNLNLDVNYNLDEFLKDYIEVQKRGGFDWSQIK; translated from the coding sequence TTGCGCACCCACATTCTGACCGATGCGCCCGAGGATGGAGGTGAGCTGTTGTTCCCTGTGCGGCTGCCGCCCCAGTCGAGTTTCACCCGCGCGGTGGAGGGTACGACCGCGCGCACCAAAGGCGGCGGAGGCGACAATGGCGGGACTTCGACGCCGGGGGGCAGTTCCGGCGGTGGGCCGGGCAAACGCAAGCGCTATCTCAAGGTCGGCGGCTGGCTGATGCTGGCCCTGTGGGGCACGGCGGCGGTAGGCGTCATCGCCTACGCGGCGCGCAAGGATATCGCCCGCGAAGTGGCGCAGGGCTGGTTGCGCTCTCAGGATATTCCTTCCGAATTGCGCATCGATGCGCTGGGCTTCAATCATGTGTCGGGGCGCGTGATGCTCGGTGAGGCGGGGCGTCCGGATCTGAAGATCGAGCGCTTCGACATCGATTACGAACTCAATCTGCTGCGCTTTGGTCAGCCTTTGACGCGCATCAAGCGCATTCATCTGGTCAAGCCGGAATTGACCTTCTCCTATGACAAGAAGGGCTTAGGCTTCGGGCGGCTGGACCGTATCCTCAAGAGCGAGGGCGGCGGAGGCGGTGGACCTTTGCCCGAAGACATTCTGGTCGAGGATGCGCGTATCAAGGTGCGCACCGACTATGGCGCCATCGCCGCGACCGGTGGCGTCAGCCTGAAGGGCGGGCGGCTGCGGGCGCTGGACGCCAAGCTGGTCCCCGGCGAGTTGAACGGGCCGCTGTTGCAGGGGCAGTTGTCGGACGGTCATATCCGCATCCAGGCCGAGCCGGACGCCGATGCCGGCGAGGCGCTGCGCATCGACGCCAATCTGTCCGCCAGCGACCTGGTGTTCAAAGCGGCGGAACCCCAAAACAGTGAATTGGGCGATCCGGCGACGCGCCTGAGCGGGGCGCACGCCGATCTCGACCTGCGCCTGCCCTACCGCAAGCTGTCGGACGAAGCGTCTCGCAAATCCCCCCTGTCCGCCTTCGATGGCGTGCTGAGCGGCATACTGGCCCTGCGCGCCGATACGGTCGAGGGCGCGATGGCGGTCGAAGGGCTCGACGGCACGATCGGCCTTAATGGCCGGGTGGATTTCGAAAACACGCGGGTTGCCTTCTCAGGCAAGTCGCAGGTGATGGCCACGCTCGACGGCTTCACCAGAGGAAATATGCAGGGCCGCGCCGTGCGGCTGACGGCGCAGGACCTGACCCTGCGCAGCGATCTGGCGCTCGATGCGGCTTCGGCCCTGACGCTTGACGGGCCGCTCAGCCTGCGCGCCGGGGCCTTCACGCAGGCCGCGCTGGCGCTGGAGGCGACCGAGGTAAACCTCGACGGCTTCTCACTGGCCCACGGCTCGGAAGGCACCGACCTCAGCTTCGAAGGCCGCGCCACGGCCGGCCGGGTGGTGCAGGGCGACCTGACGCTGGCCGGGGTCAATGCGCGTCTGGACGGGACCGGTCGTCTGGGTGACGGCGGTTATGAGATCGCCCTGACCACCGATGTGGCGGGCCGTCAGGGCAGCTATCGCGGCATGGGGGCTCTGGCCGCCGATCGCACCAGGGCCCTGGCTGAGGGCCGTGTGGCCTTCGACGCCGCCAATGCGCGCCTGCCGGCGGGCACGCCGCCCGTGCCCGCGCCGCCGGAAGGCCCGGACCTGATGGTGGCGCTGACGCGCGCCGCCGACCGGTTCAGCCTCAAGGCCGACGATGTGCGCATTACCCTGAGCGGGCAGGGGCCGACCCACCGCTTCGCCGTGCGTCCGGGCAAGCCGGTGCTGATCCGTCCGCTGGATGGCGGCGAAATCCGCCTGACGACCGAGGGCCGCTCCCCGCTGATCGCCAGCGACGCGCGCAGCACGTTCAGCGTGGTGACGACGGGCGACAACCTGCCGCCGATCACTGCGCGTATCTACGATTTCGGTTTCGGGGCGCAGGGCGCGCTCGATGGCCGTCTGAGCCTTGAGGCGAATTTCAACTTCGCACCGGTCTATGGCGCGGCGGCGAAAGCCCATGGCCGCTTTGTCTATAGTGCGGCGGGCGTGTTGCAGGTGCGGCTGGACGACTGCGTGCCGTTCACCACTGACCGCGCCGACATCGGCGGTCGCATGAGCGAGGTCAGCGCGCGCCTGTGTCCGACCTCCGTGCCGATCCTGACGCTCGACCGTGGTCAGTGGCGCAGCGAAGGCCGCTTCGACGGGCTGCAGGCCGCGGCCCCGGACTATCAGGTGACCGTGGCGGGCGGCGAGGGGACGTTTACGACCAACAGCTTCGCCGAGGGGCTGGGCTTCAATATCGCCCTCAAGACGCTGACGGCCACCGACGCGCTGGAAGCGCCGCGCTTCCACCCGGTGACGGTCAATGGCGCGATCGCCCAGGGTCGCCAGACGCTGGACGGCAAGCTGTTGGTCAATTCCGCCGATGCGGCGGTGCAGGCGCGCGCCGCCGGGCCGCTGGCCGAGGTGGTGCTGCGTTCGGACGTCGCCACCGGGACGGGCCGCGCCGATATCACCGCGATCAACCTGACCTTCGCACCGCAGGCTCTACAACCGCTTGACCTGACGCCGATGGTCGCAGGCCTTATCCAGCGCGACACGGTGGGTAAGGTCGATTTCAACGGCTATTTCGGCTGGTCGCGCGACGGATCGACGTCGGGCGGTGTGCTGACGCTGAACGAGATGGGCTTTACCGGTCCTGCCGGTCTGGTCGAGGGGCTGAACGGGCGCATTGATTTTACCTCGCTCGCACCGCTGCATTCTGCGCCGGGTCAGACCCTGACGGCGCGCACTGTCACCAGCGTCGTGCCGCTCAAGGACGTGAAGGCGGTAATGCAGTTCGCCGGCGATTACTTGAAGCTCGAAAGCGCGCGCGTGACCAGCGAGGGCGGCGACTTTGCGCTGGCCCCGATGGACGTGCCGTTCGACGTAACGAAGGGCTTCAAGGGCGAACTGAGCTTCGACAAGGTCGATTTCGGCAAGGTCGTGGCGTCCAGCCCCTTCGCCAGGGATGCGCAGTTCACCGGCTTCGTATCGGGCAAGCTGCCGTTCGAGTTCGCCGGGGGTAAGCTGGCGGTGCGCAAGGGCTATCTGCTCGGCGAAGGGCCGGGCCGCGTCTCGATCCGCCGCAACGCCGTGACCGACATGTCGGCGGACGGTGCAGGGGTGTCGAACGAGGAAAAGGCGGTGGCGGCGCCGGAAGCCCCTCCGCCGAACGTGGTCGAAGGGCTGGCCTATCAGGCGATGGAAAATCTGGCCTATCAGGAACTGTCGGCAGCGGTGAACACCGACGACAAGGGCCTGCTGAACTTCAATTTCCGCATCGTCGGTCGCTACGATCCGCCTGAACGCAAGGAAGCGCGTATCGGTCTGATCGATTATCTGCGCGGCACCTGGACGCAGAAGCCCATCGATCTGCCGTCCGATACGCAGGTCAATCTGAACCTCGACGTGAACTACAATCTCGATGAATTCCTGAAAGACTATATCGAGGTGCAGAAACGCGGTGGATTCGACTGGTCGCAGATCAAATAG
- a CDS encoding YnbE family lipoprotein, with protein sequence MLKSPVARAGMAALLLAGVALTAACTPTVRLKVDPITIYAKLDANVRISLDEDVKALVKQNPDLF encoded by the coding sequence ATGTTGAAATCCCCTGTCGCCCGCGCGGGTATGGCAGCCCTGCTTCTGGCGGGCGTCGCACTGACGGCGGCCTGCACCCCCACGGTGCGTCTCAAGGTCGATCCGATCACCATCTACGCCAAACTCGACGCCAATGTGCGCATCTCGCTGGATGAGGACGTGAAGGCCCTCGTCAAACAAAACCCGGACCTGTTCTAA
- a CDS encoding YdbL family protein: MKKTLFSILSAVVVSTAVLTAGVALNAPAYAQSAAKATVDAAKAAGTVGEQSDGYLGLVKGSADAATLAAVDEINAGRARVYAEAAAKNGVSPAAAGASAYTNVIFPKVKSGEYYKDDSGSWKRK; the protein is encoded by the coding sequence ATGAAAAAGACCCTGTTTTCGATCCTCAGCGCCGTTGTCGTTTCAACAGCCGTGCTGACCGCCGGTGTCGCCCTCAACGCCCCGGCCTACGCCCAGTCTGCCGCCAAGGCGACTGTCGATGCCGCCAAGGCCGCCGGTACGGTCGGCGAGCAGTCCGACGGCTATCTGGGCCTCGTCAAGGGCTCGGCCGACGCCGCCACCTTGGCGGCGGTCGATGAGATCAATGCCGGCCGCGCCCGCGTCTACGCCGAAGCCGCCGCCAAGAATGGCGTGTCTCCGGCCGCTGCCGGGGCTTCGGCCTATACCAATGTGATTTTTCCCAAGGTGAAGTCTGGGGAATATTACAAGGACGACTCGGGTAGCTGGAAGCGTAAGTAG
- a CDS encoding acyltransferase yields the protein MTTPIRAAVSATAADTIRPLTSLRFFAAVWVILYSYWSALEGAIPLGIIEKGYLGVDLFFILSGFILSHVYMDSLAQGGFKYDSFIVNRWARVYPLHLATLCFAILLWGAATLKGMNVDKNLVNWPSLPAHLFLVQAWGLAPEAAFNHPSWSISAEWFAYLLFPVFGTVAWSMRDRPWLAVGLSVTFLVSLYMIFEAFMGFKLTSATVFWGALRIVPAFMLGCALYLVWRADKLTPQMAAIGAAVSSLVVIAAASWLKIDALIVPALGLMLLCVSRFGNGGIMGNRVLVYLGEVSFAMYMVYVPWKWVYLNVMGMVLGTGDAPLPLLWWSIGLVAIVPVAMLAHHVVELPMRKVVRHLGDQMRYRLAYQFAR from the coding sequence ATGACGACCCCCATCCGCGCCGCCGTTTCGGCGACCGCCGCTGACACCATCCGGCCTCTGACCTCGTTGCGTTTCTTTGCGGCCGTATGGGTGATCCTCTACAGCTACTGGTCGGCTCTGGAAGGCGCGATCCCGCTCGGCATCATCGAGAAGGGTTATCTGGGCGTCGACCTGTTCTTCATCCTGTCAGGCTTCATCCTCAGCCACGTCTATATGGACTCGCTGGCCCAAGGCGGCTTCAAATACGACTCCTTCATCGTCAACCGCTGGGCGCGCGTCTATCCGCTGCATCTGGCGACCCTGTGCTTCGCCATCCTGTTGTGGGGTGCGGCGACGCTGAAGGGGATGAATGTCGACAAGAACCTCGTTAACTGGCCGTCCCTGCCGGCGCACCTGTTCCTCGTTCAGGCCTGGGGTCTGGCCCCGGAAGCGGCGTTCAACCATCCGTCGTGGTCGATTTCAGCGGAATGGTTCGCCTATCTGCTGTTCCCGGTTTTCGGCACGGTGGCGTGGTCGATGCGCGACCGTCCGTGGCTGGCCGTCGGCCTGTCCGTGACGTTCCTTGTCAGCCTCTATATGATTTTCGAAGCCTTCATGGGCTTCAAGCTGACCTCGGCCACCGTCTTCTGGGGCGCGCTGCGCATCGTCCCGGCCTTCATGCTCGGCTGCGCCCTGTACCTCGTCTGGCGTGCGGACAAGCTGACGCCGCAGATGGCCGCCATCGGCGCGGCTGTATCGAGCCTCGTCGTCATCGCCGCCGCCTCGTGGCTGAAGATTGACGCGCTGATAGTGCCGGCGCTGGGCCTGATGCTGCTGTGCGTGTCGCGCTTCGGCAATGGCGGCATCATGGGCAACCGCGTGCTGGTCTATCTGGGCGAAGTGTCCTTCGCCATGTACATGGTCTATGTGCCGTGGAAGTGGGTCTATCTCAACGTCATGGGCATGGTGCTCGGCACCGGCGATGCGCCGTTGCCGCTGCTGTGGTGGTCGATCGGTTTGGTCGCCATCGTGCCGGTGGCCATGCTGGCGCACCACGTGGTCGAACTGCCGATGCGTAAGGTGGTCCGTCATCTGGGCGATCAGATGCGCTACCGACTCGCCTATCAGTTCGCCAGATAA
- a CDS encoding CHAP domain-containing protein, with the protein MLKRLSVFALSAVLAFGAVGAQAAEKKSPYWQCVTFARSITGMNIFGDAWTWWDGASGKYDKGQAPKAGAVLVFRPQGKMRLGHVAVVSQVVTERVIQITHANWSPIGGRRGQVEKDVTVVDVSDKGDWSKVKVWYGPIADVGTTVYPTYGFIYQAAQKGQEMGENLVTQVLDKPTVKKPSSFDKVAQKTSSKASNKALATALTSGAVDAEAPRSQTLASASADEAPKTETPKADAKTTEKAKATADKASDKKASDKKVVAKKASEKTTKVADAAPSKSGKSKSAKSEKTSSKKTVAEVGEKPALKNVKAEKAAGKKVAEAETKKTEKKKA; encoded by the coding sequence GTGCTGAAAAGACTAAGCGTATTTGCGTTGTCGGCTGTGCTGGCGTTTGGCGCCGTGGGTGCCCAGGCCGCCGAAAAGAAATCTCCCTACTGGCAATGCGTCACCTTCGCCCGGTCGATCACGGGCATGAACATTTTCGGTGACGCCTGGACCTGGTGGGATGGCGCTTCGGGTAAATACGATAAGGGTCAGGCGCCGAAGGCCGGCGCGGTTCTGGTCTTCCGTCCGCAAGGCAAGATGAGACTGGGCCACGTCGCCGTCGTCTCTCAGGTGGTTACCGAGCGCGTTATCCAGATCACCCACGCCAACTGGTCGCCGATCGGCGGCCGCCGCGGTCAGGTCGAAAAGGACGTCACCGTCGTCGACGTTTCCGATAAGGGCGACTGGTCCAAGGTCAAGGTGTGGTACGGCCCGATCGCCGATGTCGGCACCACCGTCTACCCGACCTACGGCTTTATCTATCAGGCCGCCCAGAAGGGTCAGGAGATGGGCGAGAACCTCGTCACCCAGGTCCTCGACAAGCCGACCGTCAAGAAGCCCTCCTCTTTCGACAAGGTCGCGCAAAAGACCTCTTCCAAGGCCAGCAACAAGGCGCTGGCGACCGCTCTGACCTCGGGTGCGGTGGATGCCGAAGCCCCGCGCAGCCAGACGCTGGCCTCCGCTTCGGCGGATGAGGCCCCGAAGACTGAAACCCCGAAGGCCGACGCCAAGACGACCGAAAAGGCAAAGGCCACCGCCGATAAGGCTTCGGACAAGAAGGCGTCTGACAAAAAGGTTGTGGCGAAGAAGGCCTCTGAAAAGACCACCAAGGTCGCCGACGCTGCCCCAAGTAAATCGGGCAAGAGCAAGTCGGCCAAATCCGAAAAAACCTCCTCGAAAAAGACCGTCGCCGAAGTCGGTGAAAAGCCGGCTTTGAAGAACGTGAAGGCTGAGAAGGCCGCCGGCAAAAAGGTCGCTGAAGCCGAAACCAAAAAGACGGAAAAGAAGAAGGCCTGA